In Vibrio sp. 10N, the following proteins share a genomic window:
- a CDS encoding sensor histidine kinase gives MDLIISLLQQMCVYLMLAYMLSKTPLFLPLFSVTNRLSHKFSIYVLFSSFCILGTYFGLQIDDAIANTRAIGAVMGGLFGGPVVGFAVGLTGGLHRYTLGGFTDVACAISTTAEGVIGGIVHLYFLNKGKKEQLFNPLVVLYVTFAAEVVQMLIILVVAKPFDQAYALVSNIAAPMIIANSVGAALFMSILQDRKTIFEEYSATFSRRALNIAERSVGILVHGFNSDNASKIARIIYEETNVGAVAITDREKILAFVGIGADHHKLNRPISSQSTLDSMNNNDIIYLDGKENPYQCSISKDCKLGSALIIPLRTGDEVIGTIKLYEPKRKLFSTINMSMAEGIAQLLSSQILHGDYIHKQTLLNQAEIKLLHAQVNPHFLFNALNTISAITRRDPDKARSLIQHLSQFFRSNLKQNIETVTLKEELAHVNAYLTIEKARFTDRLEVDIDISPELLEQTVPSFTLQPLVENAIKHGISNLLEGGSIRIFSKRCEQGYRLTVEDNAGTYLPPEPGHQGLGMQIVDKRLRNQFGRDSALKIEVENQQHTRMSFIIPAPVNSDDKRTAIAS, from the coding sequence ATGGACTTAATTATCTCTTTGCTACAGCAGATGTGTGTGTATCTGATGCTAGCGTATATGCTCAGCAAAACACCGTTGTTCCTTCCACTGTTTAGCGTCACGAACCGCTTGAGTCATAAATTCAGTATTTACGTACTGTTCTCTTCATTTTGCATACTTGGCACTTACTTTGGCCTGCAGATTGACGATGCGATTGCCAATACTCGCGCCATTGGCGCCGTAATGGGCGGTTTATTTGGTGGCCCGGTGGTCGGTTTTGCCGTGGGCTTAACGGGTGGATTACATCGCTATACGTTAGGTGGATTTACCGATGTCGCCTGCGCTATCTCAACCACCGCCGAAGGGGTGATTGGCGGCATTGTGCACCTTTATTTCCTCAATAAAGGCAAGAAGGAACAGCTGTTTAATCCACTTGTGGTTCTGTATGTCACCTTCGCAGCTGAAGTGGTGCAGATGCTGATTATTTTGGTGGTCGCCAAGCCTTTCGATCAAGCCTACGCATTGGTATCTAACATCGCAGCGCCAATGATCATAGCCAACTCAGTGGGCGCAGCTCTGTTTATGAGTATCCTGCAAGATCGTAAAACCATCTTTGAAGAATACTCGGCGACCTTCTCGCGTCGGGCTTTGAATATTGCCGAGCGCTCCGTGGGGATATTAGTGCACGGGTTTAACTCCGACAACGCCAGTAAAATTGCACGTATTATCTATGAAGAGACCAACGTCGGCGCAGTTGCCATTACCGATCGTGAGAAGATTCTCGCATTTGTTGGCATTGGCGCAGACCATCATAAACTCAACCGCCCCATCTCATCGCAAAGCACCCTCGACTCGATGAACAATAACGATATCATCTACCTCGATGGCAAGGAAAACCCGTATCAATGCTCGATTTCCAAAGACTGTAAGCTCGGCTCAGCACTGATCATTCCACTACGTACAGGTGATGAAGTGATTGGCACCATAAAGCTGTACGAGCCGAAACGAAAACTGTTCTCGACCATTAACATGTCGATGGCAGAAGGGATTGCTCAGCTACTCTCTAGTCAGATCCTGCATGGTGATTACATCCACAAGCAGACCTTGCTGAACCAAGCGGAAATCAAGCTACTGCATGCACAGGTTAACCCGCACTTTTTGTTTAACGCACTGAATACCATTAGCGCGATTACTCGTCGTGACCCCGATAAAGCGCGCAGTTTGATCCAACACTTATCGCAGTTCTTCCGCAGTAACCTAAAACAAAACATCGAGACGGTGACACTTAAAGAAGAACTCGCGCACGTCAATGCCTACCTAACCATAGAGAAAGCCCGGTTTACCGACCGCTTAGAAGTCGATATCGATATCAGCCCCGAGCTACTCGAGCAAACCGTGCCTAGCTTTACCTTGCAGCCATTGGTTGAAAATGCCATTAAGCACGGTATCTCAAACCTTCTTGAAGGTGGCTCAATTCGAATTTTCAGCAAACGCTGTGAACAAGGTTATCGACTTACAGTAGAAGACAACGCCGGTACCTACCTACCCCCCGAGCCTGGTCATCAAGGTTTAGGAATGCAGATAGTGGATAAACGCCTGCGCAATCAATTTGGACGTGACTCAGCGCTAAAAATTGAAGTGGAAAACCAGCAACACACACGGATGAGCTTTATTATTCCAGCGCCCGTAAATTCAGACGATAAAAGGACGGCTATCGCTTCATGA
- a CDS encoding 3-deoxy-7-phosphoheptulonate synthase — translation MKKSELSNINISDEQVLITPEQLKQKLPLSEKARKFIQDSRETIANIIHKKDHRLLVVCGPCSIHDIEAAKEYAKRLKALSEQLNDQLYIVMRVYFEKPRTTVGWKGLINDPQLDGTFDIEHGLHVGRELLVELAEMEIPLATEALDPISPQYLADTFSWAAIGARTTESQTHREMASGLSMPIGFKNGTDGSLATAINAMQAASSSHRFMGINREGQVALLTTQGNANGHVILRGGKQTNYDSVSVTECEQELAKSNLDASLMVDCSHANSRKDYRRQPLVAEDVIHQIREGNKSIIGLMIESHLNEGNQSSDIPLSEMKYGVSITDACINWDSTEALLRHAHTELVPFLENRIKE, via the coding sequence ATGAAAAAGAGCGAACTCAGTAATATTAATATCAGTGACGAGCAGGTACTGATCACGCCGGAACAGCTAAAACAAAAATTACCGCTTAGCGAAAAAGCGCGCAAGTTTATTCAAGACTCTCGTGAAACCATCGCCAACATCATCCATAAAAAAGACCATCGCCTGTTAGTGGTTTGCGGCCCTTGCTCTATTCATGACATCGAAGCGGCAAAAGAATACGCTAAGCGTCTAAAAGCACTCTCGGAACAGCTGAATGACCAACTTTACATCGTGATGCGAGTTTACTTTGAAAAGCCACGTACCACTGTGGGTTGGAAAGGTCTTATCAACGACCCTCAACTGGATGGCACGTTTGACATCGAGCACGGTTTGCATGTAGGTCGAGAGCTGCTGGTAGAACTGGCAGAAATGGAAATCCCTCTAGCTACAGAAGCGCTTGACCCAATCAGTCCACAGTACCTAGCGGATACCTTCTCATGGGCAGCGATTGGCGCGCGTACAACAGAATCACAAACTCACCGCGAAATGGCGAGTGGTCTGTCGATGCCAATCGGCTTTAAAAACGGCACCGATGGCAGCCTAGCAACCGCAATTAATGCGATGCAAGCGGCGTCTTCAAGCCACCGCTTCATGGGTATTAACCGTGAAGGTCAGGTAGCACTATTGACGACTCAAGGTAATGCCAACGGTCACGTGATTCTTCGTGGCGGCAAACAGACAAACTACGATTCAGTGTCTGTGACTGAATGTGAGCAGGAGCTTGCCAAATCGAACCTAGATGCATCGCTAATGGTCGATTGTAGCCACGCGAACTCACGCAAAGACTACCGTCGTCAGCCTTTGGTTGCTGAAGATGTTATCCACCAAATCCGTGAAGGTAACAAGTCGATTATCGGTCTGATGATTGAAAGTCATCTTAACGAAGGTAACCAGAGCAGCGATATTCCTCTGAGCGAAATGAAATACGGCGTATCTATCACCGATGCGTGTATCAATTGGGATTCAACTGAGGCACTATTACGTCATGCTCATACTGAGCTGGTCCCATTCTTGGAAAATCGTATTAAGGAATAA
- a CDS encoding anhydro-N-acetylmuramic acid kinase: MSKEALYIGIMSGTSLDGVDTAIVAIKDKHIRLVDSDFLSYPDALKSEVLAICQGQSTSLKQVGELDHNLGKLYARAVESLLAKSNYSADDITAIGNHGQTVFHQPDGDTPFTTQLGDNNLLAALTGINTVGDFRRKDMALGGQGAPLVPAFHRYLFSDSESTQVILNIGGIANVSVLQPNGDVVGFDTGPGNVLLDHWCTYAFSQAFDQDARLAKQGHVDDNLLAQMLTDPYLKRSAPKSTGREYYHGEWLQTQLAKLDDVLNEHDILRTLTEFTAITIAQAVKPYCVGASPKLLVCGGGANNPIIMSRLSELLAHWHVDSTDSEAISGDYMESMAFAWLAHCFIHKIPSNLPSVTGASKAVPLGVFYPAD, encoded by the coding sequence ATGTCAAAGGAAGCGTTGTATATCGGTATCATGTCTGGCACTAGCCTAGATGGTGTCGACACCGCTATTGTTGCGATTAAGGACAAGCACATTCGTCTCGTCGACAGCGATTTCTTGAGCTATCCCGACGCCCTTAAAAGTGAGGTGTTAGCGATATGCCAAGGGCAGTCCACCAGCTTAAAGCAGGTCGGTGAACTCGATCATAATCTCGGCAAACTCTATGCTCGTGCGGTGGAATCGCTGCTCGCAAAATCGAACTACAGCGCTGATGACATTACCGCAATCGGTAACCATGGCCAGACTGTCTTTCACCAGCCAGACGGCGACACACCATTTACCACTCAACTTGGCGACAACAACCTACTTGCTGCGCTCACTGGCATTAATACCGTCGGTGATTTCAGACGTAAAGACATGGCGCTAGGTGGTCAAGGCGCCCCCTTGGTACCCGCTTTTCATCGCTACCTTTTTAGCGACAGTGAGTCGACTCAGGTGATCCTCAATATTGGTGGCATTGCCAATGTGTCCGTCCTGCAACCAAATGGTGATGTGGTGGGATTTGATACAGGGCCTGGTAATGTGCTTTTGGATCACTGGTGTACCTACGCTTTCTCGCAAGCTTTTGATCAAGATGCTCGCCTCGCCAAACAAGGACACGTTGACGATAATTTGTTGGCACAGATGCTCACCGACCCTTACCTCAAGCGCAGCGCCCCAAAAAGTACCGGGCGCGAGTATTATCACGGAGAGTGGCTACAAACTCAGCTAGCGAAACTCGATGACGTCCTTAACGAACACGACATATTGCGCACGCTGACTGAATTTACCGCCATAACCATCGCCCAAGCGGTCAAACCTTACTGCGTTGGTGCCAGCCCGAAACTGCTTGTCTGTGGCGGCGGCGCAAACAACCCGATTATCATGAGCCGCCTTAGCGAGCTACTGGCACACTGGCATGTCGATTCTACCGATAGCGAAGCAATCAGTGGTGACTATATGGAGTCGATGGCTTTTGCTTGGCTGGCGCACTGTTTTATCCATAAAATACCAAGCAACCTACCTTCGGTGACCGGCGCTAGCAAAGCCGTACCGCTAGGTGTCTTTTACCCAGCTGACTAG
- a CDS encoding APC family permease, with protein sequence MQEKQTKKLGLVDIVLFGVCTVLVVDTVAATAVAGPGGIFWWFVILVLFFLPYGLVTAELATTYPAEGGIYDWVKRAFGRNWGARTAWFYWVNYALWIPAVFYLFAVVLGQVIGKTFTPWQIAGISIAVSWLCSYISTKPVADANWISSLGAILKVLIMSVLGIGGIIQALNGEVANDFSASAFAPSFTVGFAILSVMLFNLLGFEVVSGASDSMANPKKDIPKATILGGMLIAFFYLLATFGVQAALPLDQISASAGLYESLVILFGIEGITGIIINILAVCFMFTLVANITNWSVGVNYVALYAAKNGDMPQVFARTTKQGTPIGAPIWNGIVATITMITYAVVATYGGNEDLFWNVFSLGAIILLMSYIVMFPAFLKLRKIDAALNRPYKVPGGKTLIRLMCYVPMLLLIGGVVTFFWVPGVPFDWSYFWQVGTGIGIAILIGEIYIYRTSRGVRSDTTQLQHQ encoded by the coding sequence ATGCAAGAAAAACAAACAAAGAAATTAGGGCTGGTTGATATCGTCCTATTTGGGGTATGCACTGTGCTCGTGGTCGACACGGTAGCCGCGACCGCTGTTGCTGGCCCCGGAGGCATTTTCTGGTGGTTCGTCATTTTGGTGCTGTTCTTTTTGCCTTACGGACTGGTAACGGCTGAACTGGCGACCACCTATCCTGCCGAAGGGGGCATTTATGACTGGGTCAAACGCGCTTTTGGCCGCAACTGGGGCGCTCGTACCGCGTGGTTTTACTGGGTTAACTATGCCTTGTGGATCCCTGCCGTATTCTATTTGTTCGCCGTGGTACTGGGCCAAGTGATCGGCAAAACGTTTACCCCATGGCAAATCGCAGGCATCTCGATTGCGGTAAGTTGGCTGTGCTCTTACATCAGTACCAAGCCAGTGGCTGACGCGAACTGGATTTCGTCGCTGGGTGCGATTCTAAAAGTACTGATCATGTCCGTTCTCGGCATTGGCGGCATTATTCAGGCGCTTAATGGCGAAGTGGCGAATGACTTCAGTGCCAGCGCCTTTGCCCCTTCATTTACCGTCGGCTTCGCGATCCTGTCTGTGATGCTGTTTAACTTACTCGGTTTTGAAGTGGTGTCTGGCGCATCTGACTCGATGGCTAATCCTAAGAAAGATATCCCCAAAGCGACCATTCTAGGTGGTATGCTGATCGCCTTTTTCTATTTACTGGCAACGTTTGGTGTGCAAGCGGCACTGCCACTCGATCAGATCTCAGCGTCTGCCGGCTTATATGAAAGTTTAGTGATCTTATTTGGCATCGAGGGCATCACAGGAATCATCATCAACATTCTTGCCGTCTGTTTTATGTTTACCCTAGTGGCCAACATTACCAACTGGTCTGTGGGGGTTAACTATGTTGCCTTGTATGCAGCAAAAAATGGCGATATGCCACAAGTGTTTGCCCGCACAACTAAGCAAGGTACACCGATTGGCGCGCCGATTTGGAATGGGATTGTGGCAACCATTACCATGATCACTTACGCGGTCGTAGCGACTTACGGTGGGAATGAAGATCTGTTCTGGAACGTCTTTTCCCTAGGTGCCATCATTCTCTTAATGTCGTACATCGTAATGTTCCCAGCGTTCTTAAAACTTCGAAAGATAGACGCCGCACTCAACCGACCTTACAAAGTACCCGGTGGTAAAACTCTGATCCGCCTTATGTGTTACGTACCGATGCTACTATTGATTGGCGGTGTGGTTACCTTCTTCTGGGTGCCTGGCGTTCCATTTGATTGGTCATACTTC
- the murQ gene encoding N-acetylmuramic acid 6-phosphate etherase, whose protein sequence is MTNDALLNALSQLVSEGRNPETMDIDLLSSEQILVRMNQQDSLVPLAVEKVIPEIAEAVDAITHAFKQGGRLLYVGAGTSGRLGVLDASECPPTFGTDPEMVVGIIAGGKDAMFKAKEGAEDDPVLGAQDLKDIALTNKDVVVGIAASGRTPYVIGALEYTNEVGATSVALSCNPASDIANVANIAISPVVGPEALTGSTRLKSGTAQKLVLNMLTTASMIRLGKSYQNLMVDVKATNAKLVARATRIVMQATDCNKETATTALKQTDYDVKLSILMILTGLDKTAAKQQLSQQDGFLRKAVDSENNAS, encoded by the coding sequence ATGACAAACGACGCTTTATTAAATGCGCTTTCCCAGCTCGTCTCTGAAGGGCGCAACCCGGAAACCATGGATATCGACCTGCTCTCTTCTGAGCAAATCCTGGTGCGTATGAATCAGCAAGACAGTCTGGTTCCGCTAGCCGTCGAAAAAGTGATTCCTGAGATCGCAGAGGCAGTCGATGCCATCACGCATGCCTTCAAACAAGGTGGTCGTCTACTCTATGTGGGCGCTGGAACCAGTGGCCGTCTTGGCGTGTTGGATGCATCGGAGTGCCCACCTACCTTTGGTACCGACCCTGAAATGGTGGTAGGCATTATTGCTGGCGGGAAAGACGCCATGTTTAAGGCCAAAGAAGGGGCAGAAGATGACCCGGTACTCGGCGCACAAGACTTAAAGGATATCGCACTTACCAATAAAGATGTGGTGGTGGGTATCGCGGCAAGCGGGCGCACGCCTTATGTCATTGGTGCCCTAGAATATACCAACGAAGTAGGCGCGACGTCGGTGGCGCTATCATGCAACCCTGCCTCTGACATCGCTAACGTAGCGAACATTGCTATCAGCCCAGTCGTGGGACCAGAAGCACTGACGGGGTCTACACGCTTAAAATCTGGCACCGCGCAAAAGCTGGTTCTGAATATGCTCACCACCGCGAGTATGATCCGTTTAGGTAAGAGCTATCAAAACCTGATGGTGGATGTGAAAGCGACCAACGCAAAGTTAGTCGCCCGAGCAACGCGCATTGTCATGCAAGCTACCGACTGCAACAAAGAGACAGCGACAACTGCGCTAAAACAGACTGACTATGATGTAAAATTGTCGATACTCATGATTTTAACTGGATTGGATAAAACCGCCGCCAAGCAGCAACTGAGCCAACAAGACGGCTTTCTTCGTAAAGCGGTGGATAGCGAAAACAACGCAAGTTAA
- a CDS encoding carbon starvation CstA family protein: MLWFLTCVAALIGGYFIYGAFIEKVFGINEKRQTPAHTKADGVDYVPMSTKKVYLVQLLNIAGVGPIFGPIMGALYGPAAMLWIVIGCIFAGAVHDYFSGMLSVRNGGASVPTITGRYLGNGAKHFMNIFAIVLLLLVGVVFVSAPAGMITNLVNDQMDMSMSMSTMVVIIFAYYIIATIVPVDKIIGRFYPLFGALLIFMSVGLITAVALSSEHQIMGGFEISDMFTNMNPNDLPLWPALFITIACGAISGFHATQSPLMARCMENEKNGRFVFYGAMIGEGVIALIWCALALSFFGSIDSLAEAVKNGGPGNVVYSASFGLLGVFGGVLAFLGVVILPITSGDTAFRSSRLILAEYFNMEQKTLRNRLMMAIPLFVIGGILTQVDFGVIWRYFGFANQTTAVMMLWTASAYLLRHNKLHWVTTIPAVFMTTVVITFILNNATLGFGLPMQLSTILGIVSSLSIAGYVIKKSKGKGETDLADEEKPTGETETA, from the coding sequence ATGTTGTGGTTTTTAACTTGTGTTGCGGCCTTGATTGGCGGCTACTTTATCTACGGGGCTTTCATTGAGAAGGTCTTTGGTATTAACGAAAAACGTCAAACACCGGCTCATACTAAAGCTGACGGTGTGGATTACGTTCCAATGTCGACCAAGAAAGTGTACTTGGTTCAACTACTGAACATCGCTGGTGTCGGTCCTATCTTCGGCCCAATTATGGGTGCTCTCTATGGTCCTGCAGCAATGCTTTGGATTGTTATCGGCTGTATCTTCGCAGGTGCGGTACACGATTACTTCTCGGGTATGTTATCGGTTCGCAATGGCGGCGCATCCGTCCCTACTATTACCGGTCGTTACTTAGGCAATGGCGCCAAACACTTTATGAACATTTTTGCCATCGTCCTATTGCTACTGGTTGGTGTGGTTTTCGTTTCAGCGCCTGCTGGCATGATCACTAACCTAGTGAACGACCAAATGGACATGTCGATGAGCATGAGCACTATGGTCGTGATTATTTTCGCGTACTACATCATCGCGACGATTGTCCCTGTTGATAAAATCATCGGCCGTTTCTACCCACTGTTCGGCGCACTGCTTATCTTCATGTCTGTCGGTCTAATCACAGCGGTTGCACTGTCAAGCGAGCACCAAATCATGGGCGGCTTTGAAATCAGTGACATGTTTACCAACATGAACCCGAATGACCTGCCACTTTGGCCAGCACTATTCATCACCATCGCTTGTGGTGCTATCTCAGGCTTCCACGCGACTCAGTCTCCGCTGATGGCTCGCTGTATGGAAAATGAAAAGAACGGTCGCTTCGTATTCTACGGTGCAATGATTGGTGAAGGTGTTATCGCGCTAATCTGGTGTGCTCTTGCTCTATCTTTCTTCGGCTCTATCGATTCTCTTGCAGAAGCTGTGAAGAATGGTGGTCCTGGTAACGTGGTTTACAGCGCGTCATTTGGTCTACTGGGTGTGTTTGGTGGTGTGCTTGCCTTCCTAGGTGTGGTTATCCTACCGATTACTTCTGGTGATACAGCGTTCCGTTCAAGCCGTCTTATCCTTGCTGAATACTTCAACATGGAGCAAAAGACACTGCGTAACCGCCTAATGATGGCTATCCCACTGTTTGTTATCGGTGGCATCCTAACTCAAGTAGACTTCGGTGTTATCTGGCGCTACTTCGGTTTCGCGAACCAAACAACAGCGGTAATGATGCTTTGGACTGCGTCGGCTTACCTACTGCGCCACAACAAGCTTCACTGGGTAACCACAATACCAGCGGTATTCATGACAACGGTAGTCATCACCTTCATCTTGAACAACGCGACACTGGGCTTCGGTCTACCAATGCAGCTATCGACTATCCTAGGCATCGTGTCTTCACTTTCTATCGCAGGCTATGTGATTAAGAAATCAAAAGGCAAAGGTGAAACGGACCTTGCTGATGAAGAGAAGCCGACCGGTGAGACAGAGACGGCGTAA
- a CDS encoding TetR/AcrR family transcriptional regulator: MGTGNAHQKVERIKQAAVDLIERGDINTLSIYDIARRAKIATSTVYHHFPNIEALFLAIADDVFTSLDIMLSEVEATPHFERWQDITLAIEGAYIRNYQTNKVATKLILGQHKFYELRHADFEHDQVLGKRIRDIYQQHFVLPALPSNYNIFAIALQAADKVYSTFYNESGHQEISHAAGEEGCRLALAYLSLYLPQYLARVPTAVQANDAELMFHY; encoded by the coding sequence ATGGGAACTGGAAACGCACATCAAAAAGTAGAGCGAATCAAACAAGCCGCGGTCGATCTGATTGAGCGCGGTGATATCAATACGCTGTCGATTTACGACATTGCTCGTCGGGCAAAAATCGCGACGTCGACGGTTTACCATCACTTCCCGAATATTGAAGCACTGTTTTTAGCGATTGCGGATGATGTGTTTACCAGCTTAGATATTATGTTGTCGGAAGTAGAAGCAACGCCGCATTTTGAACGTTGGCAGGACATAACGCTTGCGATTGAAGGCGCGTATATTCGTAACTATCAAACCAACAAAGTCGCGACCAAGTTGATTTTGGGGCAGCACAAATTTTATGAGTTGCGTCATGCCGACTTTGAGCATGACCAAGTGTTGGGAAAGCGGATTCGAGATATTTACCAGCAGCATTTCGTTTTGCCAGCGCTACCCAGCAACTACAACATATTTGCTATCGCTCTTCAGGCGGCGGATAAGGTTTATAGCACGTTTTACAACGAGTCTGGCCATCAAGAGATCAGCCATGCAGCGGGTGAAGAAGGTTGTCGATTGGCGCTGGCGTACCTATCGCTGTATTTACCGCAGTATTTGGCGCGGGTGCCAACTGCGGTGCAGGCTAATGATGCCGAGTTGATGTTTCACTATTAG
- a CDS encoding DUF2799 domain-containing protein gives MRALIIVATSLLAVGCAKGVNDLAQEGSWDQIGYQDGVRGQLSRSYSDLNKLGEAVHSEYDAGYQRGIIEFCDADFAYQIGLSGHYYTGACEGLPEAQRFRMEWQRGWMDYSQQSSF, from the coding sequence ATGAGAGCGCTAATCATCGTTGCGACCAGCTTATTGGCAGTGGGTTGTGCAAAGGGTGTCAATGATCTCGCCCAAGAAGGAAGCTGGGATCAGATCGGCTACCAAGATGGGGTGAGAGGTCAGCTGTCTCGCAGCTATTCGGACCTGAATAAGCTTGGTGAAGCGGTGCACTCTGAGTACGATGCCGGTTATCAACGCGGTATCATTGAGTTCTGTGATGCTGACTTTGCTTATCAGATTGGCTTGTCAGGTCATTACTATACTGGTGCTTGTGAAGGCCTACCGGAAGCGCAGCGCTTTCGAATGGAGTGGCAGCGAGGTTGGATGGATTATTCTCAGCAAAGCAGCTTTTGA
- the nagZ gene encoding beta-N-acetylhexosaminidase produces the protein MGPLWIDVAGYELTAEDREILEHPTVGGLILFARNYHDSEQLIELNRQIRQAAKKPIVIGVDQEGGRVQRFRDGFTLLPPAARYAKLKDEALAHQAGWLMAAELIAHDIDLSFAPVLDQGEQSKAIGNRAFGDNFQTIVQYTTAFMAGMKSAGMATTGKHFPGHGGVTADSHLETPVDNRDSIFEDDMRIFQAHIKAGVLDAMMPAHVVFPHYDDKPASGSSYWLKEVLRKQLGFNGIVFSDDLSMEGAAIMGGPAARAQQALDAGCDTLLMCNNRNSTIEVLDNLPMTKVKQASRMLRKKNFDLEELKKSAQWKAANSKVLSALEG, from the coding sequence ATGGGACCGCTATGGATTGATGTGGCAGGTTACGAACTGACTGCGGAAGATCGCGAAATTTTAGAGCACCCAACCGTCGGTGGCTTGATTCTGTTTGCCAGAAACTACCACGACTCCGAGCAGCTTATTGAACTTAACCGACAAATCCGTCAAGCGGCGAAGAAGCCGATTGTGATTGGCGTCGATCAAGAGGGTGGTCGAGTGCAGCGTTTCCGTGATGGGTTTACTTTGCTGCCGCCAGCGGCGCGTTATGCCAAGCTTAAAGATGAAGCCTTGGCGCATCAAGCGGGTTGGTTGATGGCCGCAGAGCTGATTGCTCATGACATCGATTTAAGTTTTGCGCCTGTGCTTGACCAAGGTGAGCAAAGCAAAGCCATTGGCAATCGCGCCTTTGGTGATAACTTCCAAACTATCGTGCAATATACCACAGCCTTTATGGCGGGCATGAAATCTGCGGGGATGGCGACAACCGGTAAGCACTTTCCTGGGCACGGCGGCGTAACCGCAGACTCGCACCTTGAAACGCCCGTGGATAACCGAGACTCTATTTTTGAGGATGACATGCGCATCTTCCAAGCGCACATTAAAGCCGGTGTGCTCGATGCGATGATGCCAGCGCATGTCGTGTTCCCGCACTACGACGATAAGCCAGCAAGCGGTTCGAGCTACTGGTTGAAAGAGGTGCTTCGCAAACAGCTTGGTTTCAATGGCATCGTGTTTTCTGATGATCTTTCTATGGAAGGTGCAGCGATTATGGGCGGCCCTGCGGCGCGTGCTCAGCAAGCCCTCGATGCGGGCTGCGATACGCTGTTGATGTGTAATAACCGCAACTCGACGATTGAGGTGTTGGATAACCTGCCGATGACCAAAGTGAAGCAGGCCAGTCGCATGCTTAGAAAGAAAAACTTTGACCTTGAAGAGCTTAAGAAAAGTGCTCAGTGGAAAGCGGCGAATAGTAAAGTTCTGTCGGCGCTGGAAGGCTAA
- the btsR gene encoding two-component system response regulator BtsR, protein MTRLTAIVIDDELFAREELIELLSEFEQIEIIDQASNAIEGLKKINQHKPDVVFLDIQMPQITGIELLSMLDPDTMPSVVFVTAYDQYAIQAFEDNAFDYLLKPVDPCRLAKTVKRLSKRDTAHTESFDTIAPPTLDQIPCTGHNRIVIIATKDVEFAYSDLSGVHVQTATQKATSQLTLKVIEDKTSLIRCHRQFLVNVKAIKEIKLLENGLAEIITQSDHPIPVSRRYLKSLKETLGFH, encoded by the coding sequence ATGACTCGGTTAACCGCAATAGTAATTGATGATGAATTATTTGCTCGTGAGGAGCTTATTGAGCTTTTATCTGAGTTTGAACAGATTGAGATCATCGATCAGGCCAGCAACGCCATAGAAGGTTTGAAGAAAATCAATCAACACAAGCCTGATGTGGTGTTCCTCGATATTCAGATGCCACAGATCACTGGGATTGAGCTTTTGAGCATGTTAGATCCCGATACTATGCCAAGCGTGGTGTTTGTCACCGCTTACGACCAATATGCGATCCAAGCCTTCGAAGACAATGCGTTTGATTATCTACTCAAGCCAGTTGACCCTTGCCGCTTGGCTAAAACCGTCAAGCGATTGAGCAAACGCGACACCGCCCACACCGAGAGTTTTGATACGATCGCACCGCCCACGTTGGACCAAATTCCATGCACCGGTCATAACCGAATCGTCATTATCGCCACTAAGGATGTGGAATTTGCCTATAGTGATCTTTCAGGTGTGCACGTACAAACGGCGACTCAGAAAGCGACCTCGCAATTGACGCTTAAAGTGATTGAAGATAAAACGTCGCTGATTCGATGTCATCGCCAGTTTTTGGTCAATGTAAAGGCGATTAAAGAGATCAAGCTATTGGAAAATGGGCTGGCGGAAATCATTACCCAAAGTGACCATCCGATACCAGTGAGCCGCCGGTATTTGAAGTCGCTGAAAGAGACGTTAGGGTTCCATTAA